One part of the Oceanihabitans sp. IOP_32 genome encodes these proteins:
- a CDS encoding DUF4249 domain-containing protein, with the protein MKKIIYILLLSLTIYSCEDVIQVDLDTAETRLVIDASINWQKNTDGKTQQIRLSLTAPFFNDTIPPATGATVHIKDTNNNTFVFIEDGATGIYKNNTFIPVINGTYTLHIVYNNEVYTASETLTSVVPIDSVEQKNDGGFAGDEIEIKAFYNDPQNVENYYLFAFTVPSRNNIELNVYEDRFTDGNRNFAFYSGEELQSGDQLIIKNYGISKRTFNYLNILLQQSDDSSGDPFENQPATVRGNCVNQTNPDHYPLGYFRLSETDSLTYTIQ; encoded by the coding sequence ATGAAAAAAATAATATACATATTGCTTTTAAGTTTAACCATTTATTCTTGCGAAGATGTTATTCAAGTAGATTTAGACACAGCCGAAACCAGATTGGTTATAGATGCTTCTATAAATTGGCAAAAAAATACCGATGGTAAAACTCAGCAAATTCGACTCTCCCTCACCGCTCCATTCTTCAACGATACTATTCCTCCAGCAACAGGAGCCACGGTGCATATTAAAGACACCAACAATAATACCTTTGTTTTTATTGAAGATGGCGCTACGGGTATTTATAAAAACAATACTTTTATCCCAGTAATTAATGGCACTTATACCTTACATATAGTTTACAACAACGAAGTTTATACAGCTAGTGAAACCCTGACATCTGTAGTGCCTATAGATTCTGTAGAACAGAAGAATGACGGTGGTTTTGCTGGAGATGAAATAGAAATAAAAGCCTTTTATAACGACCCTCAAAATGTAGAAAATTATTATTTATTTGCGTTTACAGTGCCCAGCAGAAATAATATAGAACTAAATGTATACGAAGATAGATTTACAGATGGGAATCGTAATTTTGCCTTTTATTCGGGTGAGGAGCTACAAAGTGGCGACCAATTAATAATTAAAAACTACGGTATCTCTAAACGCACATTCAATTACTTAAATATTCTATTGCAACAAAGTGATGATAGTTCTGGCGATCCATTTGAAAACCAACCAGCTACCGTAAGAGGTAACTGTGTAAATCAAACCAATCCAGACCATTATCCACTGGGATATTTTAGACTTTCAGAAACAGACTCATTAACATATACTATTCAATGA
- the murQ gene encoding N-acetylmuramic acid 6-phosphate etherase encodes MSFIRTTEEDSNYNHLEKMSVKELITNINKEDKTVPLAVEKSIPQIELLINQIVLKLKNGGRLFYIGAGTSGRLGILDASECPPTFGVSPDLVIGIIAGGDTAIRTAVEFAEDSTQLGWEDLQTHNISDKDVVVGIAASGTTPYVISALEMCNKHNIITGCITCNANSPLSNVATYPIEVIVGPEFVTGSSRMKAGTAQKLVLNMITTTTMILLGHVKGNKMVDMQLSNEKLIERGVKMIVNEINVTHDKAKQLLTQHGSVRLAIKNYNNGDKQNK; translated from the coding sequence ATGAGCTTTATTAGAACAACAGAAGAAGATTCTAATTATAATCATCTGGAAAAGATGAGTGTCAAAGAGTTGATAACAAATATTAATAAGGAAGACAAAACGGTGCCTTTGGCAGTAGAAAAATCGATTCCACAAATAGAATTACTTATAAATCAAATTGTGCTAAAACTAAAAAACGGTGGGCGGCTGTTTTACATAGGTGCTGGAACAAGTGGCCGGTTAGGAATCTTAGATGCTTCAGAATGTCCACCTACATTTGGCGTTTCTCCAGATTTGGTTATTGGAATAATTGCCGGAGGTGACACGGCCATAAGAACCGCCGTAGAATTTGCCGAAGATTCTACCCAATTAGGCTGGGAAGATTTACAAACTCATAATATTAGCGATAAAGATGTGGTGGTTGGTATTGCTGCTTCTGGCACCACGCCTTACGTTATTTCTGCCTTAGAAATGTGTAACAAACACAACATTATAACAGGGTGTATTACTTGTAATGCAAACAGTCCCTTATCAAATGTCGCCACATATCCTATTGAAGTCATTGTGGGTCCAGAATTTGTAACAGGAAGCTCAAGAATGAAAGCTGGAACGGCTCAAAAATTAGTTTTAAACATGATTACAACTACCACAATGATTTTACTTGGCCATGTAAAAGGAAACAAAATGGTAGATATGCAACTAAGCAATGAAAAACTCATTGAAAGGGGTGTAAAAATGATAGTAAATGAGATTAATGTGACTCATGACAAAGCAAAACAATTACTAACCCAGCATGGAAGCGTACGTTTAGCGATTAAAAACTATAATAATGGAGACAAACAGAACAAATAA
- a CDS encoding TonB-dependent receptor — protein sequence MKNFVLGLVIALSFYSVTSNAQEKFTLSGIVSEEKSNETLIGVNIVFPEIGAGTTTNEYGFYSITLPKGTYSIVVSYLGYQTITETIELNDNISNNIGLAESLENLDEVIITKNIEKLNIKNPQMSVNTLTSGTIKQIPVVLGEADVIKAITLLPGVTNAGEASSGFNVRGGAADQNLILLDEAIIYNSSHLFGFFSVFNPDAIKDIRLYKGGIPSRYGGRVSSVLDIYQKEGNSKTFNLNGGIGLVASRLLAEGPLKKDKGSFLVGGRSSYAHLFFPIFDLKNVAYFYDLNTKLSYKLNDRNNIYLSGYFGRDVFEIQDSFENTYGNSVINFRWNHLFSDKLFSNLSLIYSDYYYSLNLNFVEFDWISGIQNFNLKYDLKHYLNDKLKLEYGLNSIYYRFNPGEINPTSESSGINPLKLIDKFAFENAVYVDVEHKISNKLALSYGLRFSTFLRLGQDELNVYANNRPVIFNDNLKIYEKADPIDTETFKRRDVIADFYNLEPRFSIAYQITSNSSVKASYNRMSQYLHLLSNTNSPTPLDVWSPSGKYIKPQLLDQFAIGYFKNFNNDDYSLEFEGFYKTIKNRIDYIDGADLIANNAIEQVILNGKARAYGLELLLRKNSGRFKGWLAYTLSKSEQQTKGITPNELGINNGDWYNTPHDKTHDISVTTSYKLNDRWEISSNFLFQTGQPATFPNGQYVYNGIVIPNYGQRNTNRLPSYNRLDISFKYQPKQSVNKKWQGHWVFGVYNVYNRKNAASINFSQNATTGINEATRLSIFGIVPSISYNFKL from the coding sequence ATGAAAAATTTTGTATTAGGGCTTGTTATAGCCCTATCTTTTTATAGTGTAACATCGAACGCTCAAGAAAAATTTACTTTAAGTGGTATTGTTTCTGAAGAGAAAAGTAATGAAACTCTAATTGGTGTTAATATTGTATTTCCAGAAATTGGGGCTGGAACAACCACAAACGAATACGGTTTTTACTCCATCACCCTCCCTAAAGGCACCTATTCTATAGTCGTGAGTTATTTAGGCTATCAAACCATAACAGAAACTATTGAACTTAATGATAACATATCAAATAATATCGGCTTAGCTGAATCCTTAGAAAATTTGGACGAAGTTATCATTACTAAAAATATTGAAAAACTTAATATAAAAAATCCGCAAATGAGTGTTAATACCTTAACCTCAGGCACCATAAAACAAATACCTGTAGTATTAGGCGAGGCCGATGTTATTAAAGCCATTACACTACTTCCAGGTGTAACCAACGCTGGCGAAGCCTCTTCAGGTTTTAATGTAAGAGGTGGAGCTGCAGATCAAAATTTAATTCTACTAGACGAAGCTATTATCTATAATTCATCACATCTTTTTGGTTTCTTTTCTGTTTTTAATCCCGATGCTATTAAAGACATCCGATTGTACAAAGGAGGCATCCCTTCACGTTATGGCGGTCGGGTTTCATCTGTTTTAGACATTTACCAAAAAGAAGGAAACAGCAAAACCTTTAACCTAAACGGTGGTATTGGTCTTGTGGCAAGTCGATTACTAGCCGAAGGCCCCTTAAAAAAAGACAAAGGCTCTTTTTTAGTGGGTGGAAGATCGAGTTATGCACATCTATTTTTTCCTATTTTCGATTTAAAAAATGTGGCGTATTTTTATGATTTAAATACCAAATTGAGTTATAAATTAAACGATAGAAATAACATCTATTTATCTGGATATTTTGGCAGAGATGTGTTTGAAATTCAGGATAGTTTTGAAAATACTTACGGAAATTCCGTAATTAACTTTAGATGGAATCACTTATTTTCAGACAAGTTATTCTCCAACTTGTCCTTAATCTATTCAGACTACTATTACAGTTTAAATCTGAACTTCGTGGAGTTTGATTGGATCTCAGGAATTCAGAATTTTAATTTAAAATACGATTTAAAACATTACTTAAACGATAAACTTAAGCTTGAATATGGCCTAAATAGTATTTATTATAGGTTTAATCCTGGGGAAATTAATCCTACAAGCGAATCCTCGGGAATAAACCCTTTAAAACTTATAGATAAATTTGCTTTTGAAAATGCCGTGTATGTAGATGTAGAGCACAAAATCTCTAACAAACTAGCGTTATCATACGGCTTAAGATTTAGTACATTCTTACGTTTAGGACAAGATGAACTTAATGTTTATGCCAACAATCGCCCTGTGATATTTAACGATAACCTCAAAATATACGAAAAAGCCGATCCTATTGATACAGAAACCTTTAAACGCCGTGATGTGATTGCCGATTTTTATAATTTAGAACCCAGATTTTCAATAGCTTATCAAATCACCTCTAATAGTTCTGTAAAAGCGAGCTATAACAGAATGAGTCAATATTTACACTTACTATCTAATACAAATTCTCCAACACCACTGGATGTTTGGTCTCCTAGCGGAAAATATATAAAGCCACAACTGTTAGATCAATTTGCCATAGGGTACTTTAAAAATTTTAATAATGATGACTACTCTTTAGAGTTTGAAGGTTTTTATAAAACAATAAAGAATAGAATAGATTACATTGATGGCGCAGATTTGATTGCAAACAATGCCATTGAACAAGTTATTCTTAACGGAAAAGCTCGAGCATACGGTTTAGAGCTTTTGTTAAGAAAAAATAGTGGTCGTTTTAAAGGTTGGTTAGCTTACACGCTTTCCAAATCTGAGCAACAAACCAAAGGAATAACTCCAAATGAGTTAGGAATAAACAATGGCGATTGGTACAATACACCCCATGATAAAACGCACGACATCTCCGTAACTACCAGTTATAAACTAAATGACAGGTGGGAGATTAGCTCTAATTTCCTGTTTCAAACAGGACAGCCTGCAACGTTCCCAAACGGACAATACGTTTATAACGGTATTGTTATCCCTAATTACGGGCAACGTAATACAAATAGATTGCCTTCTTATAATCGCTTAGATATTTCATTTAAATACCAGCCTAAACAATCGGTAAACAAAAAATGGCAAGGCCACTGGGTATTTGGAGTTTATAACGTTTACAATCGCAAAAATGCAGCCTCCATCAATTTTAGTCAAAATGCAACAACCGGTATAAACGAGGCTACGCGCTTGTCGATATTCGGAATCGTTCCATCCATATCTTATAATTTTAAACTATAA
- the katG gene encoding catalase/peroxidase HPI: MENNNSKQGKCPVMHGGNTSAEKTVTNWWPEALNFDILHQHDTKTNPLNGDFNYREELKKLDVNALKEDLHALMTDSQDWWPADWGHYGGLMIRMAWHAAGTYRISDGRGGGGTGNQRFAPLNSWPDNVSLDKARRLLWPIKKKYGNKLSWADLIIYAGTIAYESMGLKSYGFSFGREDIWHPEKDIYWGAEKEWLAPSDERYKNVEDPSTMENPLAAVQMGLIYVNPEGVNGKPDPLKTGAQVRETFKRMAMNDEETVALTAGGHTVGKTHGNGDASILGPAPEAAGVEEQGFGWSNPHKSGKGRHTVTSGLEGAWTTHPTKWDNGFFEMLFNHEWELVKSPAGAWQWEPKSIKEEDKPVDVEDSSIRHNPMMTDADMAMKMDPIYREISLKFKNDFEAFSDAFARAWFKLTHRDMGPRSRYFGPDVPQEDLIWQDPIPEGNKNYDINAVKQRIAQSGLSISEMVTTAWDSARTFRGSDLRGGANGARIRLAPQKDWAGNEPERLSKVLSILEPIAHEFNISIADTIVLAGNLGVEQAAKNAGINITVPFAPGRGDATAEMTDIESFEPLEPLADGFRNWLKKDYIVSPEELLLDRTQLMGLTATEMTVLIGGMRVIGTNHNNTDHGIFTNNKGALTNDFFVNLTDMGYAWEPTENGLYNIRSKHDGKIKFTATRIDLIFGSNSILRSYSEFYAQDDNKERFVNDFVKTWVKVMNADRFDLVD; this comes from the coding sequence ATGGAAAATAACAATTCAAAACAGGGTAAATGCCCAGTGATGCATGGAGGAAATACCTCTGCAGAAAAAACCGTTACGAACTGGTGGCCAGAAGCCCTAAATTTTGATATTCTACATCAACACGATACGAAAACTAATCCTTTAAATGGCGATTTTAATTATCGTGAAGAATTAAAAAAATTAGATGTTAATGCGTTAAAAGAAGATTTACACGCACTCATGACCGATAGTCAAGACTGGTGGCCAGCAGATTGGGGTCATTACGGTGGTTTAATGATTAGAATGGCTTGGCATGCCGCAGGTACTTACAGAATTAGCGATGGCCGTGGTGGTGGTGGCACAGGAAATCAGCGTTTTGCTCCGCTTAATTCATGGCCAGATAATGTAAGTTTAGACAAAGCAAGACGCCTACTTTGGCCTATTAAAAAGAAATATGGAAACAAATTAAGTTGGGCAGATTTAATTATTTATGCTGGAACGATTGCATACGAAAGCATGGGGTTAAAATCCTATGGATTCTCCTTTGGTCGCGAAGATATTTGGCATCCTGAAAAAGATATCTATTGGGGTGCAGAGAAAGAGTGGTTAGCTCCTAGTGATGAGCGTTACAAAAATGTAGAAGATCCTTCTACTATGGAAAATCCGTTAGCGGCCGTACAAATGGGATTAATTTATGTTAATCCAGAAGGTGTAAACGGTAAACCAGACCCTTTGAAAACCGGAGCACAAGTTCGTGAAACATTTAAGAGAATGGCCATGAACGATGAAGAAACGGTTGCATTAACCGCAGGTGGACATACTGTAGGTAAAACACATGGTAACGGAGATGCTAGTATTTTAGGTCCAGCACCTGAAGCGGCTGGAGTCGAAGAACAAGGATTTGGATGGTCTAACCCCCATAAATCTGGAAAAGGTCGCCACACCGTAACAAGTGGATTGGAAGGCGCGTGGACCACACACCCTACGAAATGGGATAATGGTTTTTTTGAAATGCTTTTTAACCATGAGTGGGAATTAGTAAAAAGTCCTGCAGGAGCCTGGCAATGGGAACCTAAAAGCATAAAAGAAGAAGATAAACCAGTAGATGTTGAAGACAGCTCAATACGTCATAACCCAATGATGACAGATGCCGATATGGCCATGAAAATGGATCCCATCTACAGAGAAATTTCATTAAAATTTAAAAATGATTTTGAGGCCTTTTCTGATGCTTTTGCCCGCGCTTGGTTCAAATTAACGCACCGTGACATGGGACCTAGAAGCCGTTATTTTGGCCCTGACGTACCACAGGAAGATTTAATTTGGCAAGATCCAATTCCTGAAGGAAACAAGAATTACGACATTAATGCTGTAAAACAAAGAATCGCTCAATCTGGTCTTAGCATTTCCGAAATGGTTACAACAGCTTGGGATAGTGCTCGCACATTTAGAGGATCAGACCTTAGAGGTGGCGCAAATGGAGCTCGAATCCGTTTAGCACCACAAAAAGACTGGGCAGGAAACGAACCAGAAAGACTCTCCAAAGTACTTTCAATTTTAGAACCTATTGCTCACGAATTCAATATAAGTATAGCCGACACCATCGTATTAGCTGGTAATCTAGGTGTAGAACAAGCCGCAAAAAATGCAGGGATTAATATAACCGTTCCTTTTGCTCCTGGACGTGGAGACGCTACCGCTGAAATGACAGATATAGAATCTTTCGAACCTTTAGAACCACTTGCTGATGGTTTTAGAAATTGGCTGAAAAAAGATTATATCGTTAGTCCAGAAGAACTATTACTGGACCGCACACAATTAATGGGCTTAACTGCTACAGAAATGACGGTTTTAATTGGAGGAATGCGTGTTATAGGCACCAACCATAATAACACAGACCATGGAATATTTACCAATAATAAAGGGGCTTTAACGAACGACTTTTTTGTAAACCTAACAGATATGGGTTACGCCTGGGAACCTACAGAAAATGGACTTTATAATATCCGTTCTAAACATGATGGTAAAATAAAATTTACGGCAACTCGAATAGACTTGATATTTGGTTCGAATTCGATTTTACGTTCTTATTCTGAATTTTATGCACAAGATGATAACAAAGAAAGATTCGTAAACGATTTTGTTAAAACTTGGGTTAAAGTGATGAATGCAGATCGATTTGATTTAGTTGACTAA
- a CDS encoding DUF6095 family protein: METNRTNKNVLAKGLKIMVAALACMFLGPTLVHIALTNKEKPLYIPILIVAIIICVLAIFFTFKGINTILDSMFKKNNS; the protein is encoded by the coding sequence ATGGAGACAAACAGAACAAATAAAAACGTACTTGCCAAAGGTTTAAAAATTATGGTGGCGGCTTTAGCTTGTATGTTTTTAGGCCCAACCCTTGTACATATAGCACTTACCAATAAAGAAAAACCGCTTTATATCCCTATATTAATTGTAGCCATAATAATTTGTGTATTAGCCATCTTCTTCACTTTTAAGGGCATAAACACCATTTTAGATAGTATGTTTAAAAAAAACAACTCCTAA
- a CDS encoding hydrogen peroxide-inducible genes activator: MNTRQYQYILAVAELKNFSLAADRCFISQSTLSTMIGKFEEEIGVRIFDRKTKPITITKEGEEIINQLKLIEKEISNLSDTIQSVKGELVGNIKIAVIPTVAPYLLPLFLNDFVRKFPKINFTVSEMTTTSILNLLVNRELDIGILATPIGDKNLIEIPLYNEPFMLYDCTGNSKNKEVKLEDIDFNKFWLLEEGHCLHTQINTICEGQICSTKRAVNFDFKAGSIESLIRFVRKNKGITLLPHLACLDFTAEDRNHLSFFKPPVPVRTIGLSVHRHFRKDNLLLQLKKDIQEKISPLLKSSHKEHVVSPLKL, encoded by the coding sequence ATGAATACGCGCCAGTATCAATATATTCTTGCCGTTGCCGAATTAAAGAATTTTAGCTTAGCGGCCGACAGATGTTTTATTTCTCAATCTACTTTAAGTACCATGATTGGTAAATTTGAAGAAGAAATAGGTGTTCGAATTTTTGATAGAAAAACAAAGCCCATTACAATAACTAAAGAGGGTGAGGAGATTATCAATCAATTAAAACTTATAGAGAAAGAGATTTCTAATTTATCAGACACCATACAAAGTGTAAAAGGCGAATTGGTGGGCAATATTAAAATTGCCGTAATTCCCACTGTAGCTCCTTATTTATTACCATTATTTTTGAATGATTTTGTGCGTAAGTTTCCTAAAATAAATTTTACGGTAAGCGAAATGACAACAACATCTATTCTAAATTTGTTGGTGAACAGGGAACTGGACATTGGTATTTTAGCCACACCGATAGGTGATAAGAATTTGATTGAAATTCCTTTATACAATGAGCCTTTTATGCTTTATGATTGTACTGGGAACTCCAAAAATAAGGAGGTAAAGCTAGAAGATATAGATTTTAATAAATTTTGGTTATTAGAGGAAGGACATTGTCTGCATACACAAATTAACACCATTTGTGAAGGTCAAATTTGCAGTACTAAAAGGGCTGTAAATTTTGATTTCAAAGCGGGCTCTATTGAAAGTTTAATACGTTTTGTGAGGAAGAATAAGGGTATAACCCTTTTACCCCATTTAGCATGTCTAGATTTTACTGCAGAAGACCGAAATCATTTAAGTTTTTTTAAACCTCCAGTTCCAGTGCGTACTATTGGGTTATCTGTGCATCGTCATTTTAGGAAAGATAACTTATTGCTTCAATTGAAAAAGGATATCCAAGAAAAAATTAGTCCATTACTAAAGTCTAGTCATAAAGAACATGTTGTTTCCCCTTTAAAGTTGTAG